A stretch of the Streptomyces venezuelae genome encodes the following:
- a CDS encoding ABC-three component system protein, which yields MIAEPVWLWGCVMADGGEQYEASASALGYLFQFAKALHMCIEQWMAAGADWSVAVEAADDIEQHVGSETDLVQLKQRAAGVRLTNTSKDLWKTLRIWAEGAAAGRIDLDYTNLYLLTTAELPKASVGFYLQHRDTNLRDEEQALKLLCDAAKASKTESKEMQKSFASFLGLATREVPLQRALLARIEVIGGADDIDVVRASMLRLAAVAAGHDAAKSFLARLEGWFYNRVIEQMRTPGGSPVTGIEFDEVFAGLQRQFSYDNLPIDRDITGMTGDPDEQADKTFVRQLGLIGVGSERVGQAVRDYVRVFAQRSRWLNENLLRPGEIGEYERRLVEEWESRFAEMREELGPEATEEQKKKEARTIYRWVDREARFQIRTGCNEVFVPKGSYHMLADECRVGWHPDFEARLMQLLEPAEAH from the coding sequence ATGATCGCTGAACCAGTCTGGCTTTGGGGGTGTGTGATGGCAGACGGGGGCGAGCAGTACGAGGCGTCAGCGTCGGCTCTGGGGTACCTGTTCCAGTTCGCCAAGGCTCTGCACATGTGCATCGAGCAGTGGATGGCCGCCGGTGCGGACTGGAGCGTGGCGGTGGAGGCCGCGGACGACATCGAGCAGCACGTGGGCTCCGAAACTGATCTAGTGCAACTCAAGCAGCGTGCCGCGGGCGTGCGGTTGACGAACACCTCCAAGGACCTGTGGAAGACCCTGCGGATCTGGGCGGAAGGCGCTGCGGCGGGACGCATCGACCTCGACTACACGAACCTGTACCTGCTCACCACCGCCGAGCTCCCCAAGGCGAGTGTGGGGTTCTACCTCCAGCATCGCGACACCAATCTCCGCGATGAAGAACAGGCGCTGAAGCTGCTCTGCGACGCCGCCAAGGCTTCCAAGACCGAGAGCAAGGAGATGCAGAAGTCCTTCGCCTCCTTCCTCGGGCTGGCCACCCGTGAAGTCCCGCTTCAGCGAGCTCTGCTCGCCCGGATTGAAGTCATCGGAGGCGCCGACGACATCGACGTCGTCCGCGCATCCATGCTCCGCCTGGCCGCTGTGGCGGCCGGCCACGACGCCGCCAAGTCCTTCCTTGCCAGGCTGGAGGGCTGGTTCTACAACAGGGTGATCGAGCAGATGCGCACGCCGGGCGGCAGCCCCGTCACCGGGATCGAGTTCGACGAGGTCTTCGCCGGACTGCAACGCCAGTTCAGCTACGACAACCTGCCGATCGACCGGGACATCACCGGCATGACCGGCGACCCCGACGAGCAGGCCGACAAGACCTTCGTACGGCAGCTCGGGCTGATCGGAGTCGGCTCGGAACGCGTCGGGCAGGCGGTCAGGGACTACGTCCGAGTCTTCGCGCAGCGGTCCCGGTGGTTGAACGAGAACCTGCTTCGCCCCGGCGAGATTGGCGAGTACGAGCGCCGGCTCGTGGAGGAGTGGGAGTCACGGTTCGCGGAGATGAGGGAAGAGCTGGGCCCCGAGGCCACCGAGGAGCAGAAGAAGAAGGAGGCCAGGACCATCTACCGGTGGGTCGACCGGGAGGCCCGCTTCCAGATCCGCACCGGATGCAATGAGGTGTTCGTGCCCAAGGGCTCGTACCACATGCTGGCTGATGAGTGCCGAGTCGGCTGGCATCCAGACTTCGAGGCCCGACTGATGCAGCTCCTTGAGCCGGCCGAGGCCCACTGA
- a CDS encoding three component ABC system middle component has protein sequence MDLSREERALYNPAFTALLCTRAVQGHQKQYGAPCPLTVAVVAAVMALQPSIRTALPGTVRTGLMNWIETNDAVRFAMSRNATPLAAMVRPGLLFALQTRALHATPDGIILASGATPRAVRGATEQTLAIQNAALFLGRWLPSTGSLSTVLTLLGVKP, from the coding sequence ATGGACCTGAGCCGCGAAGAACGGGCCCTGTACAACCCCGCCTTCACCGCCCTGCTGTGCACCCGGGCGGTCCAAGGCCACCAGAAGCAGTACGGCGCGCCCTGCCCGCTGACCGTCGCCGTCGTCGCCGCGGTCATGGCTCTCCAGCCCTCCATCCGGACCGCGCTCCCGGGCACCGTCAGGACCGGTCTGATGAACTGGATCGAGACCAACGACGCCGTCCGCTTCGCCATGAGCCGCAACGCCACCCCACTCGCGGCGATGGTCCGCCCCGGCCTCCTCTTCGCTCTTCAGACCCGCGCCCTCCATGCAACACCGGACGGGATCATCCTTGCCTCCGGAGCGACGCCCCGAGCCGTCAGAGGCGCCACCGAGCAGACCCTCGCCATCCAGAACGCCGCCCTGTTCCTGGGCCGCTGGTTGCCCAGCACGGGCAGCCTCAGCACCGTCCTGACCCTCCTCGGAGTCAAACCGTGA
- a CDS encoding DUF3732 domain-containing protein, whose amino-acid sequence MTFQIQAVTIYGKQPGQMRTVPFKPGALNIITGDSRRGKSALLTIIDYCLASSDYPVKAGKVRDYVGTYAVTLTKPGQQLFVARRAPEGKAAVSTVLCILTQAPGTPPPDADELQFTTPQDTAKDILSSFCGIDTTVRVPAVGKNILIAPSIRHALFFCFQAQNEVANSNVLFHSQGEEWRPNTIRGVIPYFLGAVDREQALLQNKLRNLRKELADHQAVLNASAELTAASGQARALLTEAVEAGLVPAQPGDPTADEILPILRTAMEYTGPAESPGDDDPLAELHTHRNELRRLFARTRAETADLKQALTENSDFTDQATEQRARLASLDLLNQDADTGRDRCPVCDSTVTSANETITGILRDLAYLDDDLQAIRTDTPAIRRLIAEREHRLQELRSDLARNQEEINELTTALRRTERESDDLRRGAIVQGRISLYLDTAAQLAAAPRVQDRREALREQIARLEQQLSDSTQDDRLTSFLSLINQQIRKKARALDLEFSDSPIRLDVNRLTVIADTMGGPVHLKNMGSAENALGYHVSTMLSLHEWFAEHQRPVPRTLILDQPSQVYFPEEATGEEELQSSDRQHLLKLFETLQATLEELDGAMQIIVVEHADLSDPAFSRHVTERWRRSNGSALVPSSWMDPEGD is encoded by the coding sequence GTGACCTTCCAGATCCAAGCGGTCACCATCTACGGCAAGCAGCCCGGCCAGATGCGCACCGTCCCCTTCAAACCAGGCGCCCTCAACATCATCACGGGGGACTCACGCCGAGGGAAAAGCGCGCTGCTGACGATCATCGACTACTGCCTGGCCAGCAGCGACTACCCCGTCAAGGCCGGCAAGGTCCGCGACTACGTCGGCACCTACGCCGTCACCCTCACCAAGCCCGGCCAGCAGCTCTTCGTCGCCCGCCGCGCCCCCGAAGGCAAGGCAGCGGTCAGCACCGTGCTGTGCATCCTCACGCAGGCGCCCGGCACCCCACCGCCCGACGCGGACGAACTCCAGTTCACGACGCCCCAGGACACGGCCAAGGACATCCTCAGCAGCTTCTGCGGGATCGACACCACCGTCCGGGTCCCCGCCGTCGGCAAGAACATCCTCATCGCCCCCTCCATCCGCCACGCCCTCTTCTTCTGTTTCCAGGCCCAAAACGAGGTCGCCAACTCCAACGTCCTCTTCCACTCCCAGGGCGAGGAGTGGAGGCCGAACACCATCCGTGGTGTCATCCCCTACTTCCTCGGCGCCGTCGACCGCGAACAGGCACTGCTTCAGAACAAACTGCGAAACCTTCGCAAAGAGCTCGCCGACCACCAAGCCGTGCTCAACGCGTCAGCGGAACTCACCGCCGCCAGCGGTCAGGCGCGAGCCCTGCTGACCGAGGCCGTCGAAGCCGGCCTCGTTCCCGCACAGCCCGGCGATCCCACAGCCGACGAGATCCTCCCGATCCTCCGCACCGCCATGGAGTACACCGGGCCTGCAGAGAGCCCAGGGGACGACGACCCGCTCGCCGAGCTTCACACCCACCGCAATGAACTGCGCCGCCTCTTCGCCCGAACGCGGGCCGAGACTGCGGACCTCAAACAGGCCCTGACAGAGAACTCCGACTTCACCGACCAGGCAACCGAACAGCGCGCCCGGCTCGCCTCCCTGGACCTACTCAACCAAGACGCCGACACCGGCCGCGACCGCTGCCCGGTCTGCGACAGCACCGTCACCTCGGCTAACGAGACCATCACCGGAATCCTCCGTGACCTCGCCTACCTGGACGACGATCTACAGGCCATCCGCACCGACACCCCCGCCATCCGTCGCCTCATAGCCGAACGCGAACATCGCCTCCAGGAACTCCGCTCCGACCTCGCCCGCAACCAGGAGGAGATCAACGAGCTCACCACCGCACTACGCAGGACAGAGCGGGAGTCGGACGACCTGCGGAGGGGAGCCATCGTCCAGGGCCGGATCAGCCTCTACCTCGACACCGCAGCCCAACTTGCTGCTGCACCCCGAGTGCAGGACCGGCGCGAGGCTCTGCGCGAGCAGATCGCCCGACTTGAGCAACAGCTCAGCGACAGCACCCAGGACGACCGCCTGACCAGCTTCCTGTCCTTGATCAACCAGCAGATCAGGAAGAAGGCAAGGGCGCTCGACCTTGAGTTCTCCGATTCACCGATCCGTCTCGACGTGAACCGCCTCACAGTGATTGCTGACACGATGGGTGGCCCTGTGCACCTTAAGAACATGGGGAGCGCCGAGAACGCCCTGGGCTACCACGTATCTACCATGCTCAGCCTCCACGAGTGGTTCGCCGAGCACCAACGCCCTGTTCCCCGCACACTGATTCTGGACCAGCCCTCGCAGGTCTACTTCCCGGAGGAAGCCACCGGCGAGGAGGAACTTCAGTCCAGCGACCGTCAGCACTTGCTGAAGCTCTTCGAGACGCTGCAGGCAACACTTGAGGAACTCGACGGAGCGATGCAGATCATCGTCGTCGAGCACGCCGACCTGTCCGATCCCGCGTTCAGCCGGCACGTGACGGAGCGCTGGCGCCGCAGCAACGGCTCAGCCCTGGTGCCCTCTTCCTGGATGGATCCTGAAGGCGACTAA